CCCGGCAATGACGGAGCGGCGGTCAGGGTACGCCAAACCCCAAGAGGGCGGTGGGAATCGGGGTGGTGTGGCCCGTTTTGCCCTGTATTTCCGCGTCCTCTCGCCAGCACACGCTCACCGCCTGGATTCCCGAGGAACTGCCCGAGACATGAACAACCCGGACGCCACCGCTGCCCTCAAGCGCACCGCCGACCGAACCCGACGCGCGATTCTGGATGCGGCGTTCCGGCAGATCTATCGCTGCGGCTACCAGGGCACGCGCCTGGACGACATTCTGGACACCATCGGCCTGACCAAGGGTGCCTTGTATCATCATTTTCCCAACAAGCAGGCACTGGGCTACGCGGTCGTCGACGAGGTGATCCGCGCGGTCATTCAGGCCGTCTGGTTGCGTCCGCTGGCCGAGGCCGACGAACCGTTGGAGCAGATCCTGCGCTCCATCCGCGACATCGACACGGTATTTGGCAGTGACATCGTGACCTTCGGTTGCCCCCTGAACAACCTCGCCCAGGAAATGTCACCCTTGGACGAGGGCTTCCGTACGCGCCTGGACCGCATCTACCAGGAATGGCACCAGGGGATTCGGGATGCGCTGCAGCGTGCGCAGCAGACGGGTCACATCCGTGCCGACGTCGACTGTGCGAACACGGCAAGCTTCGTGCTCGCCGCGCTGGCGGGCTGTATCGGTGTCGCCAAGAATGCGCAGAGCCTCGACCAGTTGCAGGTCTGTGGCGCCGGCCTGATCGATTACCTTGAAAGCCTGCGAACGGTATCGCGATGATGCGGCACGCTGCCGGCGCACCCATGGCATAGAATATGCTGATCCACTGGCAAGCAGGTTCAACCTTGCCAATCCACAACAGGAGCAGTATCTATGGCACACATCGTCATCATCGGCGCGAGCACGGGCGGCATGCCCGCGGCCTACGAGATCCGCAATATCCTCGGCCCGGAGCACCGCGTCACCGTGATCAATGCCTCGGACACCTTCAGCTTCGTGCCATCGAATCCCTGGGTCGCGGTGGGCTGGCGTTCGCGTCGGGATACCACCTTCCCGATCGCACCCTATCTGAAGAAGCGCAATATCGATTTCATTCCCATGGCGGTCACCGAGATCCAGCCGGACAACAACAAGGTGGTGCTGGGCGACGGCCGTGAGATCGACTACGACTACCTGGTCATCGCCACCGGCCCGGCATTGGCATTCGACGAGATCGAGGGTTTCGGACCACAGGGCCATACGCAGTCGGTCTGCACCATCGACCATGCGGAGCAGGCCTACGAGGGCTGGAAGGCGTTCGTGCGGGATCCCGGTCCCATTGTCGTCGGTGCGGCGCAGGGGGCATCCTGCTTCGGGCCGGCCTACGAATTCGCCTTCATCATGGATGCCGACCTGCGCAAGCGGCGTATCCGCAGCAAGGTGCCCATGACCTACGTCACCGCGGAGCCCTACATCGGCCACCTCGGCCTGGGCGGTGTCGGTGATTCCAAGTCCATGCTGGAGTCGGAACTGCGCCAGCATCACATCAAGTGGATCTGCAACGCCAAGGTCATGCGGGTCGAGCCGGACAAGATGTTCGTCGCCGAACACAATGAACAGGGTGAGGTCATCAAGGAGCATGAACTGCCCTTCAAATATTCCATGCTGATCCCCGGCTTCAAGGGTGTGGACGCGGTTGCCAAGGCCGGTGAGAAACTGGTCAATCCACGCGGTTTCGTCAAGGTCGACGAGTTCCAGCGCAATCCGGCCTGGCACAACATCTATTCCCTCGGTGTATGCATCGCCATCCCCCCGTTGGAGGCTACCCCGGTCCCGACCGGCATGCCCAAGACGGGCTATATGATCGAATCCATGGCAACGGCGGTAGCCCACAACATCCGCGACGATCTTGCCGGCAAACCGGTGACCGAGAAGGGTACCTGGAACGCCATCTGTCTGGCCGACATGGGCGATACCGGCGTGGCCTTCGTGGCCATCCCGCAGATCCCGCCACGTAACGTCGCCTGGATGAAGAAGGGCAAATGGGTGCACCTGGGCAAGGTCGCCTTCGAGAAATATTTCATGCGCAAGATGAAGAAAGGCTCCTCCGACCCGATCTACGAGAAATATATCCTCAAGGCACTGGGCATCACCCGCCTGCAGGCCGCGCCCAAGCCGCAGGGTGACTGACAGGAGAGGAGAAACCCGGCGGACGGACGTGACATGTCATGACATGAAGGCATAGACTGTCAGCATATGTCATGTCCGACCCTGTCCGAGGAGGCGCCCGTGTCAGTCCATTCCAAGCCGAGTTGCGAACAGATCATCGACATCATCCCCGATCCCTTCGTGGTGATCGACCGTGACTACCACATCGTCGCCGCCAACCGCGCCTACCGCGAGCGCTACGGCGTCTCCGACGACGGTGTGGTCGGCCGGCTCTGCCACGAGGTCTCGCACCACTCCCCGGTGCCCTGCAGCCACAACGGCGAGCACTGCCCGCTGGAAGAGGTATTCCTGCACCAACGCGCCACGCAGGTGATGCACGTGCATTTCGACCGTGACGGGCGTGAAGAGTACGTGCAACTGCACGCGAGCCCCTTGTTGGACGATGCGGGCGAGGTGCGCTACATCGGTGAAAGCATCTTCCGCGTAGCACCTCCGGAGGGCGAGGGCGAGGCGCTGTTGATCGGTCGTGCGCGGCCGCTGCTGCGCATGACCAGCTTGTTACAGCGGGTCGCACCCACGCAGACGACGGTACTGTTGCTCGGCGAGAGCGGTGTCGGCAAGGAGCAGGTAGCGAAATACCTGCACCATTATTCCAACCGAGCGCACCGTCCCTTCGTGGTGGTGGACTGCGGCGCACTCGGTGAAAGCCTGATCGAATCCGAACTGTTCGGCCACGAGAAGGGCTCGTTCACCGGCGCGAGCCAGCGTAAAAAGGGCCTGTTCGAGGCCGCCGACGGTGGCACGCTGTTCATCGACGAGATCGGCGAACTGCCGCTGCCGTTGCAGACCAAGCTGCTGCGCGTGCTGGAGACCGGCACCATCCGCCGCATCGGTGGGACCGACTACGTCAAGATCGATGTGCGCATCGTCGCCGCGACCAACCGTAACATGCAGGAGATGGTCGCCAATGGCCGGTTCCGCCAGGACCTCTATTACCGCCTGTCGGCGTTCCCGGTCGCCATCCCACCGTTGCGTGAACGCAAGGACGACATCCCGCGTCTGGCGGAGTATTTCCTGGCACGCCTGGAAGATGCCGATCGGCATCTGCCGCTGAGTGCCGAGGTGATCGAGGTGCTGCTCACGTACGACTACCCGGGCAACGTGCGCGAGCTGCGCAACATCATCGAGCGTGCCGCGATCCTGGCCTGCGACGACGCCCTGCGCCCCGGCCATGTCGTCTTCGACGAGCCGCACCAGCCCGTGGCGACCGCGGCCCAGACGCACCCGTATGCCCCGCGGCTGCTGGACCGCCGCAATGGGCGCCTCACGGACGAGGCCGTGATGGAGGCCCTGCAGGCCGGTCATGGCCATCGTGGCCGCGCCGCCGACCTGCTGGGTGTCAGTGAGCGTACGCTGTACCGTTATCTGCGCCGCCTGCGTCCGGGCGACTGAGCGTTCGCGACACAAAAAAGAGGCGGCCGCAGCCGCCTCGAAGTACAAAATTGAACGGGGACAGCCGTCAGGGCTTCTTGCCGGGTACGGTGCTGAGGCCGAGGATCTCCCAGTCCTGCATGCCACCGCGGTACCATTTGATCTTGTCTGCGGGGTAGCCGAACTTCAGCAACGTCTTGATGTTATTCGGCGACTGGCCGCACCACATGCCGTTACAGAACATCACCAGCGTCTTGACCCCACTGTAGTCCCACAGCCCTTCCTGCTGGCGCGCACCAAAGCGCTTCTCCATGATGTCGGCGATGGTGAACGGGTCAGATTGCGAGGCGTTGAGCTGGGTCCACGGGATGTTCACTGAACCGGGGATCGTGCCACGCTCCACCCAGTCGGGGGTGCGCGAATCAATCACCAGAATGCTGCTGTCGCCGTCAGCCATGCGCTTGAGATAGTCCAGCACCTCGACTTCGCCGATGGTCTCGACGCCGGGCGCGAGCGTGCCTGGCTGGATGCAGAAGGGCGGGCAGTCGCGTGATGTCTTGGCGAATGCCGGATTGACGGTGTTCTTCTCGTCCTGATTACGCATGATGGTGGTCTTCTTGCCATCGTGCATGACCTCGACCGAGGCGATCTCGGGCGTGATCTTGACCTTCACATCCTTGGCCGCGTGCAGCGGGGTGGCGATTGCGAAGGTCAGTGCGATTGCGGCGATCAGTGGTCTGGGTGTCATCGTTATTTCCTCCGGGTGGTAGAACACAGGGTTGTAGTTTTGAGTGTTCGCCGGGTGTCCGGCGCTTGCCTGTCAGTCGCAGCCAGGATCCGGTGTGACGTAATCCCCACCGCTAGTGGGTGCAGGTGCGGGTGTGCTCTGCCCGTCATCTGATGTCGACGTCGTAGTGTCGGCTTCGGTCGTAGGTGCTGCCGTTTCCCCTTCGGCGGCCATCACGGTCTGTGACGCCAAGAGCAAACAACCTGCCAATAAGGGCCCGTAGTGCATAACATCTCTCCTCATCTTTAGCAACATATCAACGCGCTGTCGTCGTGCCGTCAGGTCAGATCGGGCGGAGTCTGGCGGGCCAGTGCCCGCCGCCGCTCGTAGGCCTCGCGCGCTATAGCGACATCTTGCAGAAACGGTGCCAACTCTTCGAGGCGCAGCGCCTGCGGTCCGTCGACCAAGGCTATCTCGGGAGCTGGATGGAAATCTACCAGGATCATGTTCGCGCCGGCGATCACGCCTTGCGCTGTAGCATGCCAAATATCAAGAATACCGTCGGGGGCGCACTCGCGTGTGCCGACCGAATGCGACGGGTCGATGCACACCGGCATGCGTGTGAGGCGCTTGACCACGGGTACATGCGCGAAGTCCACGAAGTTACGGTGTGGGTCACCCATGTTGGTCTTCATGCCCCGCAGGCCGAAGATCACCTTGCGGTTGCCCTCGCTGGCGAGGTATTCCGCGGCGTTGAGTGATTCTTCCAGGGTGATGCCAAAGCCGCGTTTGAGCAGCACCGGCATCTCCTGCTGCCTGCCCACGGCCTTGAGCAGTTCGAAATTCTGGGTGTTGCGCGTACCGATCTGCAGTAGTACGCCGGTGGGATGGCCGGTCGCCTCCAGGGCCGCGCGGATCTCGCCCACATGGTTCTCATGCGTGACCTCCATGGCGACGACCTTGATACCGTATTTACCGGCGAGCTCGAACACGTAGGGCAGACATGCCTTGCCGTGGCCCTGGAAGGCGTAGGGACTGCTACGCGGCTTGTAGGCACCCATACGCGTGCACACCAGACCATGTTCCTGCAGGGCGCGCAGCATCTGCTCGACATGATCGGGAGTGTCCACGGCACACAAGCCGGCGAACACATGCAGTGTATCCTGACTGAAGTTCACGCCGTTGTAGTCGAAGGAGGTCGGTCGCGTCTCGTCACGGTGCCGCCCGAGAATGCGGTATTCCTGGGAGACCCGCACCACACGCTCCACCGTCGGCAGGCTGCGCATGTCGTCGATGGACAGCGCTGCGGTATCGCCGACCAGATAGATCTCGGTGAGCACCTGCTGGGCACCGACCTCCTGGCGCACGCGCACCTGGATGTTGGGCAGGCGGGAGAGGTGGTCCAGCAACTGTCGGTAGGGTGCGCCCTGCTGGTCGGTGTCCGGCTCGAGAATCAGTATCATACGGCCTTGTTTCCTTCCGATAATGATCTGCACGCAACAGCTATGGTGGCACTGCCCAGGAGTCGGTCGGGTTTGGGACTTTGCTGCTGCACCGGCGGGATAGCCGCCTGTTTTTCTGCCCCTGCTCGGCAAATAGCAACAGTTATTTCCCTCGCAGGATTGGGAAAATGATCTCACTCTCCCACCCGGCGCGCTACGATCGCCCAAGTCTGACAAACTCCCAGGTTACAATGCCTCAACCGCCACCGAGTGACAACCATCGTTCCTCAGGACAACACCGCTATGAATTCCGCCTTGCAGGCCGTCGAACAGGACTGGCGCGCCTTCGACCGTGCCCACATCTGGCATCCGTACAGCTCCATGACCGCGCCGCTACCCATGTTCCCGGTGCAATCGGCGCGCGGTGTACACCTGCGCCTGGAAGACGGGCGCGAGCTCATCGACGGCATGGCGAGCTGGTGGGCGGCAATCCACGGCTACAACCACCCACGGCTGAATCGTGCGCTGCAGGAACAACTCGGGAAGATGGCGCACGTGATGTTCGGGGGGTTGACGCACCGTCCGGCCGCGCGCCTGGCGGCGCATCTCATCGATCTCACGCCACCGCCGCTGCAACACGTGTTCTTCGCGGACTCGGGTTCGGTCGCGGTGGAGATCGCGATCAAGATGGCGATCCAGTACTGGTATGCGCAGGGGTACCCGGAACGCAACCGGCTGCTGACCATCCGCAGCGGCTATCACGGCGATACCTTCGGAGCGATGAGCGTCTGCGATCCCGTCGGCGGCATGCACGCGCTATTTACCGGCGTGCTGCCGAAGCACAGTTTCGTGCATGCACCGCAGTGCCGCGACGACAGCGACTGGCAGGAGGCGGAACTCGCCGAGATGCGCCAGCAGCTGCGCAGCGGCGCCCACCAGATCGCTGCCGTCATCCTCGAGCCGATCGTGCAGGGCGCAGGCGGTATGCGTTTCTACTGCCCGGAATACCTGCGCCAGGTGCGCATGCTGTGCGACGAGCACGATATCCTGTTGATCGCCGACGAGATCGCCACCGGCTTCGGGCGCACCGGCCAGATGTTCGCCTGCGAGCATGCGGACATTGCGCCTGACATCCTGTGCGTGGGCAAGGCCCTCACCGGGGGCTACATGACGCTCGCGGCGACGCTCACGACCGGACGCGTGGCGGCTGGGATCTGCAGTGCGAACCCCGGCGTGTTCCTGCACGGCCCAACCTTCATGGCCAACCCGCTGGCCTGTGCCGTGGCCAATGCCAGTATCGAGCTGCTGCTGGAGAGTCCGTGGCAGGCACGTGTGGCGGCGATCGGACGGGGACTGGAGGCGGGGCTCGCCCCCTGTCGGGATCTCCCCCATGTGCGGGAGGTGCGCGTGTGCGGCGCGATCGGAGTGATCGAGCTACGGCAGCCGGTGGACATGCGCTGGATGCCGGCGCAGTTCGTGGACCGCGGCGTGTGGCTGCGTCCGTTTCGCAACCTCGTCTATGCGATGCCACCCTACGTCATCTCCGCCGACGAACTCGCCGCGCTCACACAGGCGATGGTCGAGGTGGTAGCGGCCGCCGGGCAGCGCTGATCAACGGTCGCGATAGCGCCGGGTAAGGTCGCCGTAGGCGTCGATGCGGCGGTCGCGCAGATAAGGCCAGATGCGCCGTACCTGTTCGCTGCGGGCCAGGTCGATATCGACCACCAGGACCTCGGCGGTGTCGGTCCCGGCGCTGGCGAGGATCTCGCCCTGAGGACCGGCCACGAAGCTCGAGCCCCAGAAGTGGCTGCCGGCACCGTGGCCGCTCGGGTCAGGTTCGAAGCCGGTGCGGTTGCAGGCCAGTACCGGCAGGCCGTTGGCCACCGCATGGGCGCGCTGGATGGTGATCCAGGCGTCGCGCTGGCGCGCCTGTTCGTCCTGCTCATCCTGCGGGTCCCAGCCGATGGCGGTCGGATACAACAGCAGTTCGGCCCCGGCCAGTGCCATCAGACGCGCACCTTCCGGGAACCATTGATCCCAGCACACCAGCACGCCGAGCCGGCCGACCGAGGTCTGAATCGGTTCGAAACCGAGATCGCCCGGCGTGAAGTAGAACTTTTCGTAGTAGCCCGGATCGTCGGGGATGTGCATCTTGCGGTAGATACCGGCGATGCTGCCGTCGCGCTCCAGCACCACGGCGGTGTTGTGGTAGAGGCCGGGCGCGCGCCGCTCGAACAGCGAGGCGACGATGACGATCTCCAGTTCCTTGGCGAGCGGACCGAGTGCCGCGGTGGTCGGTCCCGGGATCGGCTCGGCGAGATCGAACAGCGCGGGATCCTCCAACTGGCAGAAGTAGTGGCTGTTGTGCAGCTCCTGCAGCAGCACCAGCTGCGCGCCGCGCGCGGCGGCGGCACGGATGCCGGCGATCATGACGGTGAGGTTGGCGTCGCGGTCATCACCGCAGGCCTCCTGCACCAGACCGACTCTAAGGGTTTTGCTCATGACTGCCATGCTCTCGAATGGGCCCACGCAAGGGCCATCATGCTACCCGACGGCGCCGGTCGTTTCACGTGGCGCCGAGTACGCCTTGCGGCAGCTGCATGGTGACACAGTGCAGGCTGCCGTATTGCAGGATCAGCGCACTGCAGTCGATCGGCACGATCTCGCGATCGGGGAAGACGGGCGCCAATGCGGCGATCGCGGCCGCGTCGGCGGGGTCGTCGTAGACCGGCAGCAGCACGGCGCCGTTGATGATGAGGAAATTCGCATAGGTCGCCGGCAGGCGCTGGCCGGCGGCGTTGCGCTTAGCCGCGGGCCAGGGCAGCTCGATGAGACGATAGGGCCGGCCGTCGCGCCGGCGAAACCCGTGCAGCTCCCCGGCCATCGCCTGCAAGCTGGGGTAGTGCGGATCCTGCGGGTCGCTGCAGCCCTGATAGGCGATGGTGTCGGGCGTGCAGAAGCGGGCGACGGTGTCGACATGGCCGTCGGTATCGTCGCCTTCCAGCGCACCGTGGTGCAGCCACAGGAAGCGGTCCACCCCCAGCAGTTCATGTAACCGCGCCTCGAGCTGGGCCTGGTTCAGTTGCGGGTTGCGGGTGGGTGCGAGCAGGCAGCTGGCCGTGGTCAGCAGGGTACCCTCGCCGTCGGTCTCGATGCCGCCGCCCTCCAGCACCAGCTCCACCTCGACCCGGGGGCAGTCCCCGAAGGCGCCGGCCGCACTCAGGCGCGCGGTGATCTGGTTGTCGAGCGTGGCGTCATACTTGCCGCCCCAGCCGTTGAAGACGAAATCCAGCAATCGTGGTCCGGCGTCACCGTAGACCGTGATGGGGCCGTGGTCGCGGGCCCAGGTGTCGTTGGACGGGACTACGAACAGGCGCACCCGGTCCAGGTCCACGCCGGCGGTGCGCAGGCGGTCCGTAACGGCCCGCAGATGCCCGCTATCGTAACAGCTGATCAGCAGCCGCTGGCGGCGCGCCACCTCCCGGGCGATGGCGAGGAACACCGGCTCCACCCGCTCGAGGTGGGGTGCCCAGTCACCGCGGTCATTCGGCCAGGTGAGTTGGACGGCGTCCTGGGGGGCCCACTCGGGTGGAAAATGCGTCGCTGTCATGAATGGCGGGTCGCAATGTAGACGTGCCCGCGCAGTGCGGGCACGGAGAGAGGCACGTGTGGCCCCGCCTAGCGGTGTACGACCGAGTGCAGGGTCCGGTCGCCCTCGAAATAGACCGTAAACCCGTCGTAGATCCAGCGGGTGATGGGTGGCTGTCCGACCGCCTCGATGACCGACTGCGGTTTGCCGAAGCGGGCCTCGACCGCGGCCATGGTCTCGCCCTTGCCCGGCCGTTCGGCATCGGCGTTGGCCTGGACGGCGTCGAGCACCAGGGTATCCGCGCTGGCCATGGATTGCAGCGCGGCCCCCAACACCACCGCCACCAGAACGCGTTTGAGATGCATATTCAGATCCTCTTCCCCTGTTGCGGGCACTATAGCACCGGGATGAAACGCGTGAAACAGCCTTGCCTTTCCACTGATGCCGCAGATCTGGTGAGGTGCGACCGGACAGTGGGTGGGCTCCTCAGCGGGTGCCGTGACCCTGCCCATCCTCCACGAGCGTGACACCGGCCGCGAGGAGATACTCGCGCACATGCCGGACCTCCTGTTTGGTGCAGACACCGCTGTGGTGCGGCCGGTGCAGGGTACCCTCGATACCATTCAGGACGACGTGGATACGCGCCCCATGGACGGGGGTGACGGCGCTGCCGAGGTGATGCAGCAGCGATTCGATCTCGCGCCAGTGAATGTTGCCGCTGACGGGCTCCTTGAGGATGGATTCGAGCAGGCGTTCGTATTTGTGGCTCATGGGTGCGGGCTCGCGCGGTTGCAGGGGCCTGATAGGTCCAGCACGGATGACCGGTTGCGATACAGTGCCAACTCTGCCGGGTGGGACGACCGCTTGCAACTGTGTCGAGGCGTGCCTGACGCACCGGGGGCTTCACACCGCGGCGGTCATGGTGCGTCGCTGCGCCGACGCACCCTACGCGCCGGGCTTCAGGGTATAGTGCTTCGACCCATCCACCGATGTCCGCCCCGGAAACCGTTACCGGAAGCCGGGCTTTCATGGTTTAATGCCGCCCCATGTTTCGTCCCTACGAACTCTACATCGGTCTGCGCTACACCCGCGCCAAGCGGCGCAACCATTTTATTTCCTTCATCTCACTGATTTCCATGCTGGGTATCGCCCTGGGCGTGACTGCGCTCATCACCGTACTGTCGGTGATGAACGGCTTCGAACAGGAGCTGCGCACCCGTATCCTCGGCATGGCCGCGCATGTCCAGATCATGGGTTACGGTGAGGGCCTGGCCGACTGGCAGGCGATCGCCCATATCGCCGCGGAGAATCCGGAGGTGATCGGCACGGCACCCTATGTCCAGGCCGAGACCATGCTGACGCACGGCAATCAGGTGAGCGGGGCAATCGTGCGCGGCATCCTGCCGGAGGAGGAGCCAGCGGTGTCCGATGTCGGCGAGCATATGAAGATCGGTGAGCTGACCGATCTGCAGGCAGGGAAATACAACATCATCCTCGGCAGCGAGCTGGCACTGCTGCTGGGTGCACAGGTCGGCGACAAGATCATCGTCGTCAGCCCCCAGGTCAGTGTCACACCCGTGGGCGCCATACCGCGGCTGCGACGCTTCACCGTCAGCGGCATCTTCGAGGTCGGCATGTTCGAATACGACCGCGGCGTCGCCCTGGTGCATCTCGACGATGCCGCCAAGCTGCTGGAGCTCGGCGACAGGGTGAGCGGTGTGCGTCTCAAGCTGCGTGATATGTTCGAGGTCGCACGCGTGAACGACGAGCTGGCCGTGCGCCTGCCGGCGGACTTGCGTCTCACCGACTGGACCCGCCAGTACGCGAACTTCTTTCGCGCCGTACAGACCGAGAAGCGCGTGATGTTCGTCATCCTCACGCTGATCGTCGCGGTCGCCGCCTTCAACATCGTCTCCACCCTGGTGATGGTGGTGACCGACAAACAGGCGGATATCGCCATCCTGCGCACGCTCGGCACCACCCCGGCTTCGGTGATGACGATCTTCATCGTACAGGGCACCATCATCGGCGCCTTCGGCACGCTGCTCGGGGTGCTCGGTGGTATCGGCCTGGCACTCAACGTCGAGACCATCGTGCCGTTCATCGAGCAGCTCTTCGGTGTGAGGTTCCTGTCGCCGGATGTGTACTACATCAGCAAACTGCCGTCGCAGCTCGAGTGGTTGGATGTGTGGCGCATCGGTGGCGTGTCGTTCTTCCTCAGTATGCTGGCGACGCTCTATCCCGCCTGGCGCGCCTCCCGCACCCAGCCGGCCGAGGCCCTGCGTTATGAATAGCCCTGTGCCGGTGCTGGCCTGCCAGGGCCTGAGCAAGACCTTCACCGAAGGCCGGCTGAACGTGGACGTGCTCCGAGGGTTGGATTTCGCGGTCGCCGCGCGTGAGCGCGTCGCCATCGTCGGTGCCTCCGGCAGTGGCAAGAGTACCTTCCTGCATTTACTGGGTGGGTTGGATCGGCCCACCAGCGGCAATATCCAGGTCAGCGGCCAGCACATGGCGCAGCTGTCTGACGCCGCCCGCGGACGGTTGCGCAACCGGGCACTCGGCTTCGTCTATCAGTTCCATCACCTGTTGCCGGAATTCAGTGCGCTGGAAAATGTCGCCATGCCGTTGCTGATTCGCGGCGACC
The sequence above is a segment of the Gammaproteobacteria bacterium genome. Coding sequences within it:
- a CDS encoding type II toxin-antitoxin system HicA family toxin, whose product is MSHKYERLLESILKEPVSGNIHWREIESLLHHLGSAVTPVHGARIHVVLNGIEGTLHRPHHSGVCTKQEVRHVREYLLAAGVTLVEDGQGHGTR
- a CDS encoding lipoprotein-releasing ABC transporter permease subunit, whose translation is MFRPYELYIGLRYTRAKRRNHFISFISLISMLGIALGVTALITVLSVMNGFEQELRTRILGMAAHVQIMGYGEGLADWQAIAHIAAENPEVIGTAPYVQAETMLTHGNQVSGAIVRGILPEEEPAVSDVGEHMKIGELTDLQAGKYNIILGSELALLLGAQVGDKIIVVSPQVSVTPVGAIPRLRRFTVSGIFEVGMFEYDRGVALVHLDDAAKLLELGDRVSGVRLKLRDMFEVARVNDELAVRLPADLRLTDWTRQYANFFRAVQTEKRVMFVILTLIVAVAAFNIVSTLVMVVTDKQADIAILRTLGTTPASVMTIFIVQGTIIGAFGTLLGVLGGIGLALNVETIVPFIEQLFGVRFLSPDVYYISKLPSQLEWLDVWRIGGVSFFLSMLATLYPAWRASRTQPAEALRYE
- a CDS encoding agmatine deiminase family protein translates to MTATHFPPEWAPQDAVQLTWPNDRGDWAPHLERVEPVFLAIAREVARRQRLLISCYDSGHLRAVTDRLRTAGVDLDRVRLFVVPSNDTWARDHGPITVYGDAGPRLLDFVFNGWGGKYDATLDNQITARLSAAGAFGDCPRVEVELVLEGGGIETDGEGTLLTTASCLLAPTRNPQLNQAQLEARLHELLGVDRFLWLHHGALEGDDTDGHVDTVARFCTPDTIAYQGCSDPQDPHYPSLQAMAGELHGFRRRDGRPYRLIELPWPAAKRNAAGQRLPATYANFLIINGAVLLPVYDDPADAAAIAALAPVFPDREIVPIDCSALILQYGSLHCVTMQLPQGVLGAT
- a CDS encoding 3-deoxy-7-phosphoheptulonate synthase encodes the protein MILILEPDTDQQGAPYRQLLDHLSRLPNIQVRVRQEVGAQQVLTEIYLVGDTAALSIDDMRSLPTVERVVRVSQEYRILGRHRDETRPTSFDYNGVNFSQDTLHVFAGLCAVDTPDHVEQMLRALQEHGLVCTRMGAYKPRSSPYAFQGHGKACLPYVFELAGKYGIKVVAMEVTHENHVGEIRAALEATGHPTGVLLQIGTRNTQNFELLKAVGRQQEMPVLLKRGFGITLEESLNAAEYLASEGNRKVIFGLRGMKTNMGDPHRNFVDFAHVPVVKRLTRMPVCIDPSHSVGTRECAPDGILDIWHATAQGVIAGANMILVDFHPAPEIALVDGPQALRLEELAPFLQDVAIAREAYERRRALARQTPPDLT
- a CDS encoding NAD(P)/FAD-dependent oxidoreductase; amino-acid sequence: MAHIVIIGASTGGMPAAYEIRNILGPEHRVTVINASDTFSFVPSNPWVAVGWRSRRDTTFPIAPYLKKRNIDFIPMAVTEIQPDNNKVVLGDGREIDYDYLVIATGPALAFDEIEGFGPQGHTQSVCTIDHAEQAYEGWKAFVRDPGPIVVGAAQGASCFGPAYEFAFIMDADLRKRRIRSKVPMTYVTAEPYIGHLGLGGVGDSKSMLESELRQHHIKWICNAKVMRVEPDKMFVAEHNEQGEVIKEHELPFKYSMLIPGFKGVDAVAKAGEKLVNPRGFVKVDEFQRNPAWHNIYSLGVCIAIPPLEATPVPTGMPKTGYMIESMATAVAHNIRDDLAGKPVTEKGTWNAICLADMGDTGVAFVAIPQIPPRNVAWMKKGKWVHLGKVAFEKYFMRKMKKGSSDPIYEKYILKALGITRLQAAPKPQGD
- a CDS encoding rhodanese-like domain-containing protein, whose amino-acid sequence is MTPRPLIAAIALTFAIATPLHAAKDVKVKITPEIASVEVMHDGKKTTIMRNQDEKNTVNPAFAKTSRDCPPFCIQPGTLAPGVETIGEVEVLDYLKRMADGDSSILVIDSRTPDWVERGTIPGSVNIPWTQLNASQSDPFTIADIMEKRFGARQQEGLWDYSGVKTLVMFCNGMWCGQSPNNIKTLLKFGYPADKIKWYRGGMQDWEILGLSTVPGKKP
- the bioA gene encoding adenosylmethionine--8-amino-7-oxononanoate transaminase, coding for MNSALQAVEQDWRAFDRAHIWHPYSSMTAPLPMFPVQSARGVHLRLEDGRELIDGMASWWAAIHGYNHPRLNRALQEQLGKMAHVMFGGLTHRPAARLAAHLIDLTPPPLQHVFFADSGSVAVEIAIKMAIQYWYAQGYPERNRLLTIRSGYHGDTFGAMSVCDPVGGMHALFTGVLPKHSFVHAPQCRDDSDWQEAELAEMRQQLRSGAHQIAAVILEPIVQGAGGMRFYCPEYLRQVRMLCDEHDILLIADEIATGFGRTGQMFACEHADIAPDILCVGKALTGGYMTLAATLTTGRVAAGICSANPGVFLHGPTFMANPLACAVANASIELLLESPWQARVAAIGRGLEAGLAPCRDLPHVREVRVCGAIGVIELRQPVDMRWMPAQFVDRGVWLRPFRNLVYAMPPYVISADELAALTQAMVEVVAAAGQR
- a CDS encoding TetR/AcrR family transcriptional regulator — translated: MNNPDATAALKRTADRTRRAILDAAFRQIYRCGYQGTRLDDILDTIGLTKGALYHHFPNKQALGYAVVDEVIRAVIQAVWLRPLAEADEPLEQILRSIRDIDTVFGSDIVTFGCPLNNLAQEMSPLDEGFRTRLDRIYQEWHQGIRDALQRAQQTGHIRADVDCANTASFVLAALAGCIGVAKNAQSLDQLQVCGAGLIDYLESLRTVSR
- a CDS encoding sigma 54-interacting transcriptional regulator, with the protein product MSVHSKPSCEQIIDIIPDPFVVIDRDYHIVAANRAYRERYGVSDDGVVGRLCHEVSHHSPVPCSHNGEHCPLEEVFLHQRATQVMHVHFDRDGREEYVQLHASPLLDDAGEVRYIGESIFRVAPPEGEGEALLIGRARPLLRMTSLLQRVAPTQTTVLLLGESGVGKEQVAKYLHHYSNRAHRPFVVVDCGALGESLIESELFGHEKGSFTGASQRKKGLFEAADGGTLFIDEIGELPLPLQTKLLRVLETGTIRRIGGTDYVKIDVRIVAATNRNMQEMVANGRFRQDLYYRLSAFPVAIPPLRERKDDIPRLAEYFLARLEDADRHLPLSAEVIEVLLTYDYPGNVRELRNIIERAAILACDDALRPGHVVFDEPHQPVATAAQTHPYAPRLLDRRNGRLTDEAVMEALQAGHGHRGRAADLLGVSERTLYRYLRRLRPGD
- a CDS encoding carbon-nitrogen hydrolase codes for the protein MAVMSKTLRVGLVQEACGDDRDANLTVMIAGIRAAAARGAQLVLLQELHNSHYFCQLEDPALFDLAEPIPGPTTAALGPLAKELEIVIVASLFERRAPGLYHNTAVVLERDGSIAGIYRKMHIPDDPGYYEKFYFTPGDLGFEPIQTSVGRLGVLVCWDQWFPEGARLMALAGAELLLYPTAIGWDPQDEQDEQARQRDAWITIQRAHAVANGLPVLACNRTGFEPDPSGHGAGSHFWGSSFVAGPQGEILASAGTDTAEVLVVDIDLARSEQVRRIWPYLRDRRIDAYGDLTRRYRDR